A DNA window from Leopardus geoffroyi isolate Oge1 chromosome A1, O.geoffroyi_Oge1_pat1.0, whole genome shotgun sequence contains the following coding sequences:
- the TMEM174 gene encoding transmembrane protein 174, whose product MEQGRSRLDNFPLNMFSVTPYTPSTADIQVSDDDKAGATLLFSGIFLGLVGITFTIMGWIKYQGVSHFEWTQLLGPILLSVGVTFILIAVCKFKMLSCQVCKESEERAMDSEQTAGGQSFVFTGINQPITFHGATVVQYIPPPYGSQEPLGINAAYLQPVVNTCGLISPGGVVTATPSPPQYYAIYPPDNATFIGEQDYSLIVAGGNDRSGPDADQLEETQLGEEDSTCFSPPPYEEIYSLPR is encoded by the exons ATGGAGCAGGGTCGCAGCCGCTTGGACAACTTCCCTCTCAACATGTTTTCGGTCACTCCTTACACACCCAGTACCGCTGACATCCAGGTGTCCGATGATGACAAGGCAGGGGCCACCTTGCTCTTCTCAGGCATCTTCCTGGGACTAGTAGGGATCACGTTCACCATCATGGGCTGGATCAAATACCAAGGTGTCTCTCACTTTGAATGGACCCAGCTCCTTGGGCCCATCCTGCTATCAGTCGGAGTGACATTCATCCTGATTGCTGTGTGCAAGTTCAAAATGCTCTCCTGCCAGGTGTGCAAAGAAAGTGAGGAAAGGGCTATGGATTCGGAGCAGACGGCAGGAGGACAATCATTTGTTTTCACTGGTATCAACCAGCCCATCACCTTCCATGGGGCCACTGTGGTGCAATATATCCCTCCTCCCTATGGCTCTCAAGAGCCCCTTGGGATCAACGCCGCCTACCTGCAGCCAGTGGTGAACACCTGTGGTCTCATATCACCTGGAGGGGTGGTGACAGCCACGCCAAGTCCTCCTCAGTACTACGCCATCTACCCTCCAGACAACGCCACGTTTATTGGAGAGCAAGACTACTCTTTGATCGTGGCTGGTGGAAATGACAG GTCCGGCCCTGATGCTGACCAGCTGGAAGAGACACAGCTGGGAGAAGAGGACTCCAcctgcttctctcctcctccctatGAGGAAATATACTCCCTTCCTCGCTAG